The Shewanella mangrovisoli genome has a window encoding:
- a CDS encoding carbon starvation protein CstA: MRTLQLFGFMLTVAGIILATVMFAPVDSKISEASAGASGLGFLFMVLPMLGCSALMLVPSSTVLFFHDVRRRTYFTGHFWLNLWRVNLMISLGYIALVLYLALVWLKVSSGH; the protein is encoded by the coding sequence ATGAGAACGCTACAGCTTTTTGGATTTATGCTGACTGTTGCTGGAATTATTCTAGCGACAGTTATGTTCGCGCCTGTAGATAGTAAAATCTCGGAAGCCTCAGCTGGCGCGAGCGGTTTAGGATTCCTGTTTATGGTATTGCCTATGCTGGGCTGCTCGGCATTGATGCTGGTACCTTCTTCAACGGTATTGTTTTTCCACGACGTTAGAAGACGTACCTATTTCACTGGCCATTTCTGGTTAAATCTCTGGAGAGTGAATCTGATGATTTCCCTTGGATATATTGCCCTAGTGCTTTACCTGGCTTTGGTATGGCTAAAGGTAAGCAGTGGTCATTAG
- a CDS encoding DUF3144 domain-containing protein, protein MSDNQQAFYERATEMIKLANQQNQNTEIQTGEVSASFMWAVARYNAWFGSTSFESKEQMQAKKQEMMDYYIERYKEMIDANLEDYIENFDHYRATQK, encoded by the coding sequence ATGTCTGATAACCAACAAGCCTTTTACGAACGTGCCACCGAGATGATTAAGCTCGCGAACCAGCAAAACCAAAACACCGAGATCCAAACCGGTGAGGTCAGCGCTTCCTTTATGTGGGCCGTCGCCCGCTACAACGCTTGGTTTGGCTCCACCAGCTTTGAATCCAAAGAACAAATGCAGGCCAAAAAACAGGAAATGATGGATTACTATATCGAGCGCTATAAAGAGATGATCGACGCCAATCTCGAAGACTATATCGAAAACTTCGACCACTACCGCGCCACACAAAAGTAA
- a CDS encoding MAPEG family protein, translating to MNTLLICLFIAMLLPYLAKGPVAWAMAKAGGYDNHHPRTQQAQLTGFGARALAGHQNAFESLLIFGLAVVTVIATGKVTATAEWLAVVHIVARVAYQILYLLNKGTLRSLSWFVAIFSAFGVFFQAF from the coding sequence ATGAACACGTTACTGATTTGCTTATTTATCGCTATGTTATTGCCGTATTTGGCCAAAGGCCCTGTCGCATGGGCAATGGCCAAAGCTGGCGGTTATGATAATCATCATCCGCGAACTCAACAGGCGCAATTAACCGGATTTGGTGCGCGGGCACTCGCTGGACATCAAAACGCCTTCGAATCTCTACTGATTTTTGGTTTAGCCGTAGTGACAGTTATCGCCACAGGCAAAGTCACTGCGACTGCTGAGTGGTTAGCGGTTGTGCATATCGTTGCGCGGGTGGCGTATCAGATCTTGTATCTACTGAACAAAGGCACGTTGCGTTCATTGTCTTGGTTTGTGGCGATTTTCAGCGCCTTTGGAGTCTTCTTCCAAGCGTTTTAA
- a CDS encoding nuclear transport factor 2 family protein, with amino-acid sequence MPHIAEQTAEALVQAQLVAYNQRDLASFVAFFSDDVCIYRPPATEPVIRGKAAFSDFYQNERFNLPHLHAEILNRMVVGNKVVDHERISGIREEPFEVMVVFEVANGLIQAMWSFAAN; translated from the coding sequence ATGCCCCATATAGCAGAACAAACAGCCGAAGCCTTAGTGCAAGCCCAGTTAGTCGCCTATAACCAACGCGACCTTGCAAGCTTTGTAGCGTTTTTTAGCGACGATGTTTGTATTTACCGCCCACCCGCCACAGAGCCCGTGATCCGAGGCAAGGCTGCCTTTAGTGATTTCTATCAGAATGAACGTTTTAACTTGCCGCATCTGCACGCCGAGATCCTCAATCGTATGGTAGTCGGTAATAAAGTGGTCGATCACGAACGGATCAGCGGCATCCGCGAGGAGCCCTTTGAAGTCATGGTGGTGTTTGAAGTCGCTAATGGCCTTATCCAAGCGATGTGGAGCTTTGCCGCTAACTAG
- a CDS encoding efflux RND transporter periplasmic adaptor subunit codes for MIKDTSGQDKVLVPSTAKRLKLPLMIGGCTLLVSALVWASFGSDKVSQSISRSELTTATLYVGTLTRDVATTGKIVAANAPILYSTEEGTVTLLSNPGDSVNKGDVVAKLESPRLTNQLEQAKSLLAGLESALERAKLDARRNQLQVNQTLDMASVDLEAADRESRRGDLLIQSKLISQIDYEKGKDDLHKAKLKFKHAEQEVALTKDTLTFEVKNKALEMERQSLAVKELERQVDALNIKAPVSGIIGNWLTEQKTRLSANQPILTVVDLSAYEAELAVPESYADELGLGMEVELSFGEVKLMGKLSSISPEVRNREVTARVQFVQSESLKLRQNQRISARVLLEHRANVLMVKRGAFMTSGGGDEVYQVEGDIATRREIKLGSTSMSQVEVIEGGKAGDEWVISSVESFNHAEQVKMH; via the coding sequence ATGATTAAAGATACCAGCGGCCAAGATAAAGTCCTTGTGCCATCGACCGCCAAACGCCTCAAGTTGCCTCTGATGATTGGCGGCTGCACCTTACTGGTCAGCGCCTTAGTGTGGGCCAGTTTTGGTAGTGATAAAGTCAGCCAGTCCATCAGCCGCAGTGAACTCACTACCGCCACTTTATATGTTGGCACGCTCACTCGAGATGTGGCCACCACGGGCAAAATTGTTGCCGCCAATGCGCCGATCCTCTACAGCACCGAAGAAGGCACAGTGACGCTACTGAGCAACCCTGGGGATAGCGTCAACAAAGGTGATGTGGTCGCAAAGCTGGAGAGTCCAAGATTAACCAATCAATTAGAGCAGGCCAAATCACTTTTGGCGGGATTAGAGAGCGCCCTTGAGCGTGCCAAGCTAGACGCCAGACGTAACCAATTACAAGTCAATCAAACCTTAGACATGGCCTCGGTCGATTTGGAAGCCGCCGATCGGGAGAGCCGTCGTGGAGATTTACTGATCCAATCTAAACTGATCAGCCAAATCGACTATGAGAAGGGCAAGGACGATCTGCACAAGGCAAAACTCAAATTTAAGCATGCGGAGCAGGAAGTGGCCTTAACCAAGGATACCTTAACCTTTGAGGTGAAAAACAAGGCCTTGGAAATGGAGCGCCAGAGTCTGGCGGTAAAAGAGCTTGAGCGTCAGGTTGACGCCTTAAATATCAAGGCGCCGGTGAGCGGCATTATTGGTAACTGGTTGACCGAGCAAAAAACGCGTCTGAGCGCCAATCAACCCATTCTGACCGTAGTCGATTTAAGTGCTTATGAGGCCGAGTTAGCGGTGCCGGAATCCTACGCCGACGAGTTAGGACTCGGAATGGAGGTCGAACTGAGCTTCGGTGAAGTCAAACTCATGGGCAAACTATCCTCGATTTCCCCCGAAGTGCGTAACCGTGAAGTGACCGCCAGAGTGCAGTTTGTGCAGAGCGAAAGCTTGAAGCTGCGCCAAAACCAGCGGATCTCCGCCAGAGTTTTGCTCGAACACAGGGCGAATGTGTTGATGGTTAAACGCGGAGCCTTTATGACCAGCGGTGGTGGCGATGAGGTTTATCAAGTCGAAGGCGATATTGCTACCCGCCGCGAGATTAAGCTCGGCAGCACCAGCATGAGTCAGGTGGAAGTGATCGAAGGCGGTAAAGCGGGTGACGAATGGGTGATCTCCAGTGTTGAGTCCTTCAACCATGCCGAACAGGTCAAAATGCATTGA
- the pyrC gene encoding dihydroorotase gives MTTLTITRPDDWHIHLRDGAQLKDTVRDISRYMGRAIVMPNLVPPAIDTETALAYYDRIKAQVPAGSQFEPLMVLYLTDKTSPEEIRKAKASGKIVAAKLYPAGATTNSDSGVTDLKNIYPALEAMQEVGMLFLVHGEVTDSSIDIFDRERVFIENILSKIVADFPKLKIVLEHITTKDAVDFVTAASDNVAATITAHHLLYNRNHMLAGGIRPHFYCLPILKRNTHQQALLGAAASGNKKFFLGTDSAPHAKDRKEAACGCAGSYTAHAAIELYAEAFESVNALDKLEAFASFNGPDFYNLPRNSDTITLVKKSWDVPVSYPLGDNNVVPIRAGEQIDWQVE, from the coding sequence ATGACAACACTCACTATTACTCGTCCTGACGACTGGCACATTCACCTAAGAGACGGCGCACAATTAAAAGACACGGTTCGCGATATCAGCCGCTATATGGGCCGCGCTATCGTGATGCCTAACTTGGTTCCTCCCGCTATCGATACCGAAACCGCCTTGGCTTATTACGATCGTATCAAGGCGCAAGTGCCAGCAGGCTCGCAATTTGAACCCTTAATGGTGTTGTATCTCACCGACAAAACCAGCCCAGAAGAAATCCGTAAAGCCAAAGCCTCGGGTAAAATCGTTGCCGCTAAACTCTACCCAGCAGGCGCGACTACCAACTCGGATTCTGGCGTGACCGATTTGAAGAACATCTACCCCGCCCTCGAAGCGATGCAGGAAGTGGGCATGTTGTTCCTAGTGCATGGTGAAGTGACTGATTCATCGATTGATATTTTCGACCGCGAGCGCGTATTTATTGAGAATATCCTCAGCAAGATCGTGGCCGATTTCCCGAAGCTTAAAATCGTTCTCGAGCATATCACCACTAAGGATGCGGTCGATTTCGTGACAGCCGCCTCTGACAACGTGGCCGCCACGATCACTGCGCACCACTTGCTCTATAACCGCAACCATATGTTGGCTGGCGGTATTCGTCCGCACTTCTATTGCCTGCCAATTTTAAAGCGCAATACCCACCAGCAAGCGCTGTTAGGTGCCGCGGCCAGTGGCAATAAGAAGTTCTTCCTAGGTACCGACTCTGCGCCGCACGCTAAAGATCGTAAAGAAGCCGCCTGTGGCTGCGCGGGTTCTTATACTGCCCATGCGGCCATTGAGCTGTACGCCGAAGCCTTTGAATCGGTCAATGCGCTGGATAAATTAGAAGCCTTTGCCAGCTTCAACGGCCCAGATTTTTACAATCTGCCCCGCAACAGCGATACCATCACCCTAGTGAAAAAATCTTGGGATGTGCCCGTCAGTTACCCACTTGGTGACAACAACGTTGTGCCAATTCGCGCCGGCGAACAAATCGATTGGCAGGTCGAATAA